From the genome of Variovorax sp. RA8, one region includes:
- the frc gene encoding formyl-CoA transferase has product MSSNNKPLNGIKIIDFTHVQAGPACTQMLAWFGADVIKVERPGSGDVTRTQLRDIPDVDALYFTMLNSNKRSLTLDTKQPEGKVVLEKLIRESDVLVENFGPGALDRMGFTWERIQELNPKMIVASVKGFSDGHHYDDLKVYENVAQCAGGAASTTGFWDGPPTVSAAALGDSNTGMHLAIGILTAIIGRQQTGKGQRVACAMQDAVLNLCRVKMRDQLRLDRLGYLEEYPQYPHGTFSDVVPRGGNAGGGGQPGWVLKCKGWETDPNAYIYFTVQGHAWAPICDAIGKPEWKTDPDYMTAKARQPHITAIFATIEDWLADKTKFEAVDILRKFDIPCSPVLTMKELLHDESLRKSGSIVEVKGHKERGNYFTVGSPIKFSDLKPEITPSPLLGEHSEEVLAELGYSKEQIANLREAKAI; this is encoded by the coding sequence ATGAGCAGCAACAACAAACCCCTCAACGGCATCAAGATCATCGACTTCACCCATGTCCAGGCCGGGCCCGCGTGTACTCAGATGCTGGCCTGGTTCGGGGCCGACGTCATCAAGGTCGAGCGCCCGGGCTCCGGCGACGTCACGCGCACGCAGCTGCGCGACATTCCGGATGTCGATGCGCTGTACTTCACCATGCTCAACAGCAACAAGCGCTCGCTGACGCTGGACACCAAGCAGCCGGAGGGCAAGGTCGTGCTGGAGAAGCTGATCCGCGAATCCGACGTGCTGGTCGAGAACTTCGGCCCCGGCGCGCTCGACCGCATGGGCTTCACCTGGGAGCGCATCCAGGAGCTCAATCCCAAGATGATCGTCGCCTCGGTCAAGGGCTTCAGCGACGGCCACCACTATGACGACCTGAAGGTGTACGAGAACGTCGCGCAGTGCGCCGGCGGCGCGGCATCGACCACCGGCTTCTGGGACGGCCCGCCGACCGTGAGCGCCGCCGCCCTGGGCGACAGCAACACCGGCATGCACCTGGCGATCGGCATCCTGACCGCCATCATCGGCCGCCAGCAGACCGGCAAGGGCCAGCGCGTGGCCTGCGCGATGCAAGACGCCGTGCTGAACCTCTGCCGCGTGAAGATGCGCGACCAGCTGCGCCTGGACCGGCTCGGCTATCTCGAGGAGTACCCGCAGTACCCGCACGGCACCTTCAGCGACGTCGTGCCGCGGGGCGGCAATGCCGGCGGCGGGGGCCAGCCGGGCTGGGTGCTCAAGTGCAAGGGCTGGGAAACCGACCCCAACGCGTACATCTACTTCACGGTGCAGGGCCACGCCTGGGCTCCGATCTGCGATGCCATCGGCAAGCCCGAGTGGAAGACCGACCCCGACTACATGACGGCCAAGGCACGCCAGCCGCACATCACCGCGATCTTCGCGACCATCGAGGACTGGCTGGCCGACAAGACGAAGTTCGAGGCGGTGGACATCCTGCGCAAGTTCGACATCCCCTGCTCCCCGGTGCTGACCATGAAGGAGCTGCTGCACGACGAATCGCTGCGCAAGAGCGGCTCGATCGTTGAGGTGAAGGGCCACAAGGAGCGCGGCAACTATTTCACCGTCGGCAGCCCGATCAAGTTCTCCGACCTGAAGCCGGAGATCACCCCGTCGCCGCTGCTGGGCGAGCACAGCGAGGAGGTGCTGGCCGAGCTGGGATACTCGAAGGAGCAGATCGCGAATCTGCGCGAAGCCAAGGCAATCTAA
- the oxc gene encoding oxalyl-CoA decarboxylase yields MSSVSTAKQADSTADELVARALKNMTDDAPARETTDGFHLVIDALKLNDIDTIFGLPGIPITDLTRMAQAEGMRVISFRHEQHAGNAAAAAGFLTQKPGICLTVSAPGFLNGLTALANATTNCFPMILISGSSEREIVDLQQGDYEEMDQLAIAKPLCKAAFRVLHAEDIGVGIARAIRSALSGRPGGVYLDLPAKLFAQTLDAEAGRKSLIKVVDPAPRQIPAPDAVKRALDLLKGAKRPLILLGKGAAYAQADVDIRALVEKTGIPYLPMSMAKGLLPDTHAQSAAAARSYVLQEADVVMLVGARLNWLLSHGKGKTWGQDKGAKQFIQIDIAPTEIDSNVAIAAPVIGDIGSCVSALLAGIDGNWAKPPADWTGGIAERKDKNLSKMAATLAARPSPMNFQSALSVIRDQVKARPDAIVVNEGANTLDFARSIVDMYEPRKRLDVGTWGIMGIGMGFAVAAAVVTGKPVIAIEGDSAFGFSGMEVETICRYNLPVCVVVFNNNGVYRGTDVNTSGTADVAPTVFVKDARYDKLMEAFGGVGVHATTAEELQKALSEAVASGRPTLINAVIDETAGTESGRITSLNPSAAKKK; encoded by the coding sequence GCTGAACGACATCGACACGATCTTCGGCCTGCCCGGCATCCCGATCACCGACCTCACGCGCATGGCGCAGGCCGAGGGCATGCGGGTGATCTCCTTTCGCCACGAGCAGCATGCCGGCAACGCCGCCGCGGCCGCCGGCTTCCTGACGCAGAAGCCCGGCATCTGCCTCACGGTGTCGGCGCCCGGCTTCCTCAACGGCCTCACGGCGTTGGCCAACGCCACCACCAACTGCTTCCCGATGATCCTGATCAGCGGCTCCAGCGAGCGCGAGATCGTCGACCTGCAGCAGGGTGACTACGAGGAGATGGACCAGCTCGCGATCGCCAAGCCGCTGTGCAAGGCTGCCTTTCGCGTGCTGCACGCCGAGGACATCGGTGTCGGCATCGCGCGGGCGATCCGTTCGGCCCTCTCGGGCCGCCCGGGCGGCGTGTACCTGGACCTGCCGGCCAAGCTGTTCGCGCAGACCCTGGATGCCGAGGCCGGCCGAAAGTCGCTGATCAAGGTGGTTGACCCGGCGCCGCGCCAGATCCCCGCGCCCGACGCGGTGAAGCGCGCGCTCGATCTGCTCAAGGGCGCCAAGCGGCCGCTGATCCTGCTGGGCAAGGGGGCGGCCTATGCGCAGGCCGACGTCGACATCCGCGCGCTGGTCGAGAAGACCGGCATCCCCTACCTGCCGATGTCGATGGCCAAGGGCCTGCTGCCCGACACCCATGCGCAATCGGCCGCCGCCGCGCGCTCCTACGTGCTGCAGGAAGCCGACGTGGTGATGCTGGTCGGCGCGCGCCTCAACTGGCTGCTGTCGCACGGCAAGGGCAAGACCTGGGGCCAGGACAAGGGCGCCAAGCAGTTCATCCAGATCGACATCGCGCCGACCGAGATCGACAGCAACGTCGCGATCGCTGCGCCCGTGATCGGCGACATCGGCTCCTGCGTGTCGGCGCTGCTCGCGGGCATCGACGGCAATTGGGCCAAGCCCCCGGCCGATTGGACCGGCGGCATCGCCGAGCGCAAGGACAAGAACCTCTCGAAGATGGCGGCCACGCTGGCCGCGCGGCCCTCGCCGATGAACTTCCAGAGCGCGCTCAGCGTGATCCGCGACCAGGTGAAGGCGCGGCCCGATGCGATCGTCGTCAACGAGGGCGCCAACACGCTGGACTTCGCACGCAGCATCGTCGACATGTACGAGCCGCGCAAACGCCTCGACGTCGGCACGTGGGGAATCATGGGTATCGGCATGGGCTTTGCCGTCGCCGCGGCCGTGGTCACCGGCAAGCCGGTGATCGCCATCGAGGGCGACAGCGCCTTCGGCTTCAGCGGCATGGAGGTCGAGACCATCTGCCGCTACAACCTGCCGGTCTGCGTCGTCGTCTTCAACAACAACGGCGTCTACCGCGGCACCGACGTGAACACCAGCGGCACCGCCGACGTGGCGCCGACCGTGTTCGTCAAGGACGCGCGCTACGACAAGCTGATGGAGGCCTTCGGCGGCGTCGGCGTGCACGCCACCACTGCGGAAGAGCTGCAGAAGGCCCTGAGCGAGGCCGTCGCCTCCGGCCGCCCGACCCTGATCAACGCCGTGATCGACGAGACCGCCGGCACCGAAAGCGGCCGCATCACCAGTCTCAACCCGAGCGCGGCGAAGAAGAAGTAA